The Flexivirga aerilata sequence AAGTTCATCGGCGTGGGAGCCGACTCGGCTCCGCTCTTCGAAGCGGTCGGGCTCGAGGATCGGCTGGACGAGGCGTGCCCGACGGTCGGCACGCCCGCACAGGCCAAGTCCTTCGTGGCGAGCCTGAAGGCGCTCCGCTTCTGGGAGCGGCCGGTCGACGCGTGAGGGCGTCGACCCCGGACCGGGGCGGCGGTCCTAGACCCGCCGCCGCCCCGGCTCCTGCTCATGCCGGACCGTCCCGACGGGAAGGATCACGATGACGCATTTCGGCTACACGCTGATGACCGAGCAGAGCGGCCCGAAACCGTTGGTGCGCTACGCATCCGGCGCCGAGCAGGCCGGGTTCGACTTCGAGGTGATGAGCGATCACTACTCGCCGTGGCTTTCCAGTCAGGGGCATGCGCCATACGCTTGGAGCGTGCTGGGGGCGGTCGCCCAGGCCACCGAGCGGGTCGGGCTGATGACCTACGTGACCTGCCCGACCGTGCGCTACCACCCGGCGGTCGTCGCGCAGAAGGCCGCGACCGTGCAATTGCTCGCGGACGGGCGCTTCACCCTCGGGCTCGGCAGCGGCGAGCGGCTCAACGAGCACGTGGTCGGCGAGGGCTGGCCCGGCGCCGACGTGCGGCAGCAGATGCTGGTCGAGGCGATCGAGATCATCCGCGGGCTGCACGGCGGCGAGGTCGTGGACTTCCACGGTGACTACTTCGAGGTCGACGCCGGCCGGCTCTGGGATCTGCCCGAGCAGCCCGTCGAGCTCGCGGTCGCGGTCGGCGGCAAGCACGGCATCCGCCGGTTCGCGCCGCTCGCCGACCACCTGGTCGCGGTCGAGCCCAATGCCGACTTCATCGCGCAGTGGAACGACACCGACGGGGCCGCGCAGATCCCGGCGTCCGGCCGGGCGATCGGGCAGATCCCGGTGTGCTGGGCACCGGACGAGCAGACCGCCCGGCGGCGGGCGCACGAGCAGTTCCGCTGGTTCGCCGGTGGTTGGGCGGTCAACGCCGAGCTGCCCACGGCGGGCAGCTTCAAGGCCGCCACCCAGTTCGTCACCGAGGACGACGTCGCGTCGTCGATCCCGTGCGGGCCCGAC is a genomic window containing:
- a CDS encoding LLM class F420-dependent oxidoreductase, giving the protein MTHFGYTLMTEQSGPKPLVRYASGAEQAGFDFEVMSDHYSPWLSSQGHAPYAWSVLGAVAQATERVGLMTYVTCPTVRYHPAVVAQKAATVQLLADGRFTLGLGSGERLNEHVVGEGWPGADVRQQMLVEAIEIIRGLHGGEVVDFHGDYFEVDAGRLWDLPEQPVELAVAVGGKHGIRRFAPLADHLVAVEPNADFIAQWNDTDGAAQIPASGRAIGQIPVCWAPDEQTARRRAHEQFRWFAGGWAVNAELPTAGSFKAATQFVTEDDVASSIPCGPDLDAIAEAVRPYVDAGFTDVALVQVGDEGQERFLAEAAEPLLRKLRAL